A single genomic interval of Cucumis sativus cultivar 9930 chromosome 7, Cucumber_9930_V3, whole genome shotgun sequence harbors:
- the LOC101209112 gene encoding uncharacterized protein LOC101209112 isoform X2, whose protein sequence is MGEHEGWAQPPSGLLPNGLLPDEAATVMRMLDSERWSKAEERTAELIACIQPNPPSEERRNAVADYVQRLIMKCFPCQVFTFGSVPLKTYLPDGDIDLTAFSKNQNLKETWAHQVRDMLESEEKNENAEFRVKEVQYIKAEVKIIKCLVENIVVDISFDQLGGLCTLCFLEEVDHLINQNHLFKRSIILIKAWCYYESRILGAHHGLISTYALETLVLYIFHVFNNSFAGPLEVLYRFLEFFSKFDWDNFCVSLWGPVPISSLPDVTAEPPRKDGGELLLSKLFLEACSAVYAVFPGGQENQGQPFVSKHFNVIDPLRVNNNLGRSVSKGNFFRIRSAFAFGAKRLARLFECPREDILAELNQFFLNTWERHGSGQRPDVPKTDLKYLRLSNSEHLHGSENLRNKTNSKRNENPSVRETQDVVAHGSYTVNSVQGNSPLESAFRNDTTTTSRNQAQRSSGSSNNSRSSDHSRKEMNYNHGNLIDRSQRYPKPENHVNDLQGRFLFARTRSSPELTDTYSEVSSPSRRNRVPESGKAPSNRTDANRRKNLESDNVETHLRSSTDEPSISRHIPTRQSIDATGDSNSGSNSYQDESGPGTVGEDFASISGTLAMHQEEQDLVNLMASSTAHNFSGQVHLPLNLTTGHLPLPLPSSVLAPMGYAPRNLGGMLPTNIPLIETPWGANMHFPQGFVPSLLTHYFPGMGLTTSSEDGIESGNENFSSVEMNSREGDQDFWHEQDRNSTVGFDHDNGGFEGPQSDDKQQSTSGGFNFSPSSRMSVSGSTSVAHRKHAKENRVAMKDGNANAYQDERENEACYDDRPSSFRPSTGVAHTSGLRNKIATESSWDELSSRASKSSREKRGWKSNTFDLPSHGKGKNVSEHSSTVTDEDSRDWNHVSTVVSELTEVSGGPQSLVSMHATRNQITGLEPPHTAGSDPLIPLAPVLLGPGSRQRPVDSSSGVVPFAFYPTGPPVPFVTMLPVYNFPSETGTSDASTSHFSEDSLDNADSSQSTDLSEAHNKSDVLTLTNPIRGPSFIESLEPKPDILNSDFASHWQNLQYGRFCQNSRHPSPVIYPSPVVVPPVYLQGRFPWDGPGRPLSANMNLFTLGYGSRLVPVAPLQSVSNRPNIYQHYIDEMPRHRSGTGTYLPNPASARERQNARRGNFSYERSDSHGERDGNWNITSKSRASGRRGQVDKPNSRLDRLSASENRVERAWSSHRHDSLPYQSQNGPIRSNSTQSGSTSMAYGMYPLPGMNPGVVSSNGPSMPSVVMLYPLDHNGNYASPAEQLEFGSLGPVGFANLNDVSQMNEGGRMSRAFEDQRFHGSSNQRAPLEEPPSPHLQR, encoded by the exons ATGGGCGAACATGAGGGGTGGGCACAGCCACCTAGTGGGCTTTTGCCCAATGGTCTTTTGCCCGATGAGGCAGCTACGGTCATGCGAATGCTTGATTCCGAGAGATGGTCTAAGGCGGAAGAGCGAACGGCTGAGCTTATCGCCTGCATTCAGCCCAATCCACCCTCTGAAGAGCGGCGAAATGCTGTTGCGGACTATGTGCAGCGGCTGATCATGAAATGCTTCCCTTGCCAG GTGTTCACCTTTGGGTCTGTTCCCCTGAAAACGTATTTGCCTGATGGAGATATTGACTTAACAGCATTTAGCAAGAATCAAAATCTGAAGGAGACATGGGCCCATCAGGTTCGGGATATGCTTGAAAGTGAGGAGAAGAATGAGAATGCTGAATTTCGTGTAAAAGAAGTTCAATACATTAAAGCTGAG GTTAAGATAATCAAGTGCCTGGTGGAAAATATAGTTGTAGACATCTCATTTGATCAGCTAGGGGGATTGTGCACCCTTTGTTTTCTGGAGGAG GTTGATCATTTAATAAACCAAAACCACTTATTCAAGCGTAGTATTATACTGATCAAAGCCTGGTGCTATTATGAGAGTCGGATATTGGGTGCACACCATGGGCTTATATCTACCTATGCCTTGGAAACCTTGGTCCTCTACATATTTCATGTGTTCAACAATTCCTTTGCTGGTCCCCTTGAG GTTCTTTATCGGTTTTTAGAGTTCTTTAGCAAGTTTGACTGGGATAATTTTTGTGTTAGCCTATGGGGTCCTGTACCTATTAGTTCCCTACCAGATGTTACAG CTGAACCTCCACGTAAAGATGGTGGTGAGTTACTTCTCAGCAAGTTATTTCTTGAAGCATGCAGTGCAGTATATGCTGTTTTTCCTGGCGGCCAAGAAAATCAAGGGCAGCCTTTTGTTTCTAAGCATTTTAATGTAATAGATCCTTTGCGTGTTAACAACAACCTTGGGCGTAGTGTAAGTAAag GTAACTTCTTCAGGATACGCAGTGCATTTGCATTTGGAGCTAAAAGATTGGCAAGATTGTTTGAATGCCCCAGAGAAGATATTCTTGCTGAACTGaatcagttttttttaaacacttGGGAGAGACATGGCAGTGGCCAGCGCCCTGATGTTCCAAAAACTGACTTGAAGTACCTTAGATTATCAAATTCGGAGCATTTACATGGCTCTGAGAATCTCAGGAATAAAACGAATAGCAAAAGAAATGAGAATCCATCTGTTCGTGAAACCCAAGATGTAGTGGCCCATGGCTCTTATACTGTGAACTCAGTACAAGGTAATTCTCCCTTGGAAAGTGCTTTTAGAAATGACACTACTACAACTTCTCGCAATCAAGCACAGAGGAGTTCCGGAAGCTCAAACAACTCAAGGTCCTCTGATCatagtagaaaagaaatgaactaCAATCACGGTAACCTTATTGATAGAAGTCAGAGATATCCTAAACCTGAGAACCATGTGAATGATCTACAGGGAAGGTTTCTGTTTGCAAGGACACGTTCTAGCCCAGAGCTGACTGACACCTATAGTGAAGTTTCATCTCCATCAAGGCGTAACAGAGTTCCTGAAAGTGGGAAAGCTCCTTCTAACAGAACGGATGCCAACAGGAGGAAGAACCTTGAATCTGATAATGTGGAAACGCACTTGAGATCTTCAACTGACGAACCATCAATTTCTAGACATATTCCAACCCGTCAGAGCATTGATGCTACTGGTGATTCCAACAGTGGTTCAAATAGTTACCAGGATGAGTCTGGCCCTGGAACTGTTGGTGAGGATTTTGCTTCTATTTCAGGAACATTAGCAATGCATCAGGAGGAGCAAGATCTTGTTAACTTGATGGCATCATCTACAGCCCATAATTTTAGTGGACAGGTTCATTTGCCACTGAATTTGACGACAGGTCACTTACCTCTTCCATTACCTTCATCTGTTTTAGCGCCTATGGGCTATGCTCCAAGGAACTTGGGAGGAATGTTACCCACCAATATTCCATTGATTGAGACTCCTTGGGGCGCTAATATGCATTTTCCACAAGGATTTGTTCCTTCTCTGTTGACTCACTATTTCCCTGGCATGGGATTGACAACAAGTTCAGAAGATGGCATTGAGTCGGgcaatgaaaattttagttctgTAGAAATGAATTCAAGAGAGGGTGATCAAGACTTTTGGCATGAGCAAGATAGGAATTCTACTGTTGGGTTTGACCATGACAATGGGGGATTTGAAGGGCCTCAGTCGGATGATAAGCAACAGTCTACTTCTGGaggttttaattttagtcCGTCATCCCGAATGTCTGTATCTGGCAGTACTAGTGTTGCTCATAGAAAGCATGCCAAAGAAAATCGAGTTGCAATGAAGGATGGGAATGCAAATGCTTATCAAGATGAAAGAGAGAATGAAGCATGTTATGATGACAGACCATCATCTTTTAGGCCCTCTACTGGTGTTGCACACACTAGTGGTCTAAGAAACAAGATTGCGACAGAAAGTTCTTGGGATGAGTTGTCTTCAAGAGCCTCAAAATCATCTAGGGAGAAACGGGGATGGAAATCTAATACCTTTGACCTGCCATCTCATGGGAAAGGCAAAAATGTTTCTGAACATTCATCTACTGTGACTGATGAAGATAGCAGAGATTGGAATCACGTATCTACTGTGGTTTCGGAATTGACTGAAGTAAGTGGTGGACCTCAATCATTAGTATCGATGCATGCTACAAGGAATCAAATTACGGGACTTGAACCACCTCATACAGCTGGGTCGGATCCACTAATACCTCTTGCTCCTGTGCTCTTAGGCCCAGGTTCTAGGCAAAGACCTGTTGATAGTTCTTCTGGAGTGGTTCCTTTTGCATTTTATCCTACAGGACCTCCGGTTCCCTTTGTTACAATGCTTCCAGTATATAATTTTCCCTCTGAGACAGGAACTTCAGATGCTTCAACTAGTCATTTCAGCGAGGACTCCTTGGATAATGCTGATTCTTCTCAGAGTACTGATTTGTCGGAAGCACATAATAAGTCTGATGTTTTAACCCTCACTAATCCTATTAGAGGGCCTTCCTTTATTGAATCTTTAGAACCCAAACCTGACATTCTTAACAGTGATTTTGCTAGTCATTGGCAAAATTTGCAATATGGGCGGTTTTGCCAAAATTCTCGGCATCCATCACCTGTGATTTATCCTTCCCCAGTTGTTGTACCTCCTGTCTACCTACAGGGTCGTTTCCCATGGGATGGGCCTGGAAGACCTCTTTCAGCCAACATGAATTTATTTACTCTGGGTTACGGGTCTCGATTAGTCCCTGTTGCTCCTCTCCAGTCTGTTTCTAATAGGCCCAATATATATCAGCATTACATTGATGAAATGCCAAGACATCGCAGCGGGACTGGAACATACTTGCCAAACCCT GCCTCAGCGCGCGAACGGCAGAATGCCAGACGAGGAAACTTCAGCTATGAAAGAAGTGATAGTCATGGGGAGAGAGATGGGAATTGGAACATCACTTCAAAATCACGAGCTTCTGGTCGCCGAGGCCAAGTCGACAAGCCAAATTCCAGGTTAGACCGCTTGTCTGCCAGTGAGAATCGAGTTGAAAGAGCTTGGAGCTCACATAGGCATGACTCCTTACCTTACCAATCCCAGAATGGCCCGATCCGCTCAAACTCCACACAGAGTGGTTCTACAAGTATGGCTTATGGCATGTATCCGCTACCCGGCATGAATCCAGGCGTGGTATCTTCTAATGGACCTTCCATGCCTTCTGTTGTGATGCTTTATCCTTTGGATCATAATGGCAATTATGCCTCACCTGCAGAACAGCTCGAGTTTGGATCTCTTGGACCTGTAGGTTTTGCTAACCTAAACGATGTGTCGCAAATGAATGAGGGAGGCAGAATGAGTAGAGCATTTGAGGATCAAAGATTTCATGGTAGCTCAAATCAACGCGCTCCTCTTGAAGAACCTCCTTCACCTCATCTTCAGAGGTAG
- the LOC101209112 gene encoding uncharacterized protein LOC101209112 isoform X3 has translation MGEHEGWAQPPSGLLPNGLLPDEAATVMRMLDSERWSKAEERTAELIACIQPNPPSEERRNAVADYVQRLIMKCFPCQVFTFGSVPLKTYLPDGDIDLTAFSKNQNLKETWAHQVRDMLESEEKNENAEFRVKEVQYIKAEVKIIKCLVENIVVDISFDQLGGLCTLCFLEEVDHLINQNHLFKRSIILIKAWCYYESRILGAHHGLISTYALETLVLYIFHVFNNSFAGPLEVLYRFLEFFSKFDWDNFCVSLWGPVPISSLPDVTAEPPRKDGGELLLSKLFLEACSAVYAVFPGGQENQGQPFVSKHFNVIDPLRVNNNLGRSVSKGNFFRIRSAFAFGAKRLARLFECPREDILAELNQFFLNTWERHGSGQRPDVPKTDLKYLRLSNSEHLHGSENLRNKTNSKRNENPSVRETQDVVAHGSYTVNSVQGNSPLESAFRNDTTTTSRNQAQRSSGSSNNSRSSDHSRKEMNYNHGNLIDRSQRYPKPENHVNDLQGRFLFARTRSSPELTDTYSEVSSPSRRNRVPESGKAPSNRTDANRRKNLESDNVETHLRSSTDEPSISRHIPTRQSIDATGDSNSGSNSYQDESGPGTVGEDFASISGTLAMHQEEQDLVNLMASSTAHNFSGQVHLPLNLTTGHLPLPLPSSVLAPMGYAPRNLGGMLPTNIPLIETPWGANMHFPQGFVPSLLTHYFPGMGLTTSSEDGIESGNENFSSVEMNSREGDQDFWHEQDRNSTVGFDHDNGGFEGPQSDDKQQSTSGGFNFSPSSRMSVSGSTSVAHRKHAKENRVAMKDGNANAYQDERENEACYDDRPSSFRPSTGVAHTSGLRNKIATESSWDELSSRASKSSREKRGWKSNTFDLPSHGKGKNVSEHSSTVTDEDSRDWNHVSTVVSELTEVSGGPQSLVSMHATRNQITGLEPPHTAGSDPLIPLAPVLLGPGSRQRPVDSSSGVVPFAFYPTGPPVPFVTMLPVYNFPSETGTSDASTSHFSEDSLDNADSSQSTDLSEAHNKSDVLTLTNPIRGPSFIESLEPKPDILNSDFASHWQNLQYGRFCQNSRHPSPVIYPSPVVVPPVYLQGRFPWDGPGRPLSANMNLFTLGYGSRLVPVAPLQSVSNRPNIYQHYIDEMPRHRSGTGTYLPNPKASARERQNARRGNFSYERSDSHGERDGNWNITSKSRASGRRGQVDKPNSRLDRLSASENRVERAWSSHRHDSLPYQSQNGPIRSNSTQSGSTSMAYGMYPLPGMNPGVNSSSLDLLDL, from the exons ATGGGCGAACATGAGGGGTGGGCACAGCCACCTAGTGGGCTTTTGCCCAATGGTCTTTTGCCCGATGAGGCAGCTACGGTCATGCGAATGCTTGATTCCGAGAGATGGTCTAAGGCGGAAGAGCGAACGGCTGAGCTTATCGCCTGCATTCAGCCCAATCCACCCTCTGAAGAGCGGCGAAATGCTGTTGCGGACTATGTGCAGCGGCTGATCATGAAATGCTTCCCTTGCCAG GTGTTCACCTTTGGGTCTGTTCCCCTGAAAACGTATTTGCCTGATGGAGATATTGACTTAACAGCATTTAGCAAGAATCAAAATCTGAAGGAGACATGGGCCCATCAGGTTCGGGATATGCTTGAAAGTGAGGAGAAGAATGAGAATGCTGAATTTCGTGTAAAAGAAGTTCAATACATTAAAGCTGAG GTTAAGATAATCAAGTGCCTGGTGGAAAATATAGTTGTAGACATCTCATTTGATCAGCTAGGGGGATTGTGCACCCTTTGTTTTCTGGAGGAG GTTGATCATTTAATAAACCAAAACCACTTATTCAAGCGTAGTATTATACTGATCAAAGCCTGGTGCTATTATGAGAGTCGGATATTGGGTGCACACCATGGGCTTATATCTACCTATGCCTTGGAAACCTTGGTCCTCTACATATTTCATGTGTTCAACAATTCCTTTGCTGGTCCCCTTGAG GTTCTTTATCGGTTTTTAGAGTTCTTTAGCAAGTTTGACTGGGATAATTTTTGTGTTAGCCTATGGGGTCCTGTACCTATTAGTTCCCTACCAGATGTTACAG CTGAACCTCCACGTAAAGATGGTGGTGAGTTACTTCTCAGCAAGTTATTTCTTGAAGCATGCAGTGCAGTATATGCTGTTTTTCCTGGCGGCCAAGAAAATCAAGGGCAGCCTTTTGTTTCTAAGCATTTTAATGTAATAGATCCTTTGCGTGTTAACAACAACCTTGGGCGTAGTGTAAGTAAag GTAACTTCTTCAGGATACGCAGTGCATTTGCATTTGGAGCTAAAAGATTGGCAAGATTGTTTGAATGCCCCAGAGAAGATATTCTTGCTGAACTGaatcagttttttttaaacacttGGGAGAGACATGGCAGTGGCCAGCGCCCTGATGTTCCAAAAACTGACTTGAAGTACCTTAGATTATCAAATTCGGAGCATTTACATGGCTCTGAGAATCTCAGGAATAAAACGAATAGCAAAAGAAATGAGAATCCATCTGTTCGTGAAACCCAAGATGTAGTGGCCCATGGCTCTTATACTGTGAACTCAGTACAAGGTAATTCTCCCTTGGAAAGTGCTTTTAGAAATGACACTACTACAACTTCTCGCAATCAAGCACAGAGGAGTTCCGGAAGCTCAAACAACTCAAGGTCCTCTGATCatagtagaaaagaaatgaactaCAATCACGGTAACCTTATTGATAGAAGTCAGAGATATCCTAAACCTGAGAACCATGTGAATGATCTACAGGGAAGGTTTCTGTTTGCAAGGACACGTTCTAGCCCAGAGCTGACTGACACCTATAGTGAAGTTTCATCTCCATCAAGGCGTAACAGAGTTCCTGAAAGTGGGAAAGCTCCTTCTAACAGAACGGATGCCAACAGGAGGAAGAACCTTGAATCTGATAATGTGGAAACGCACTTGAGATCTTCAACTGACGAACCATCAATTTCTAGACATATTCCAACCCGTCAGAGCATTGATGCTACTGGTGATTCCAACAGTGGTTCAAATAGTTACCAGGATGAGTCTGGCCCTGGAACTGTTGGTGAGGATTTTGCTTCTATTTCAGGAACATTAGCAATGCATCAGGAGGAGCAAGATCTTGTTAACTTGATGGCATCATCTACAGCCCATAATTTTAGTGGACAGGTTCATTTGCCACTGAATTTGACGACAGGTCACTTACCTCTTCCATTACCTTCATCTGTTTTAGCGCCTATGGGCTATGCTCCAAGGAACTTGGGAGGAATGTTACCCACCAATATTCCATTGATTGAGACTCCTTGGGGCGCTAATATGCATTTTCCACAAGGATTTGTTCCTTCTCTGTTGACTCACTATTTCCCTGGCATGGGATTGACAACAAGTTCAGAAGATGGCATTGAGTCGGgcaatgaaaattttagttctgTAGAAATGAATTCAAGAGAGGGTGATCAAGACTTTTGGCATGAGCAAGATAGGAATTCTACTGTTGGGTTTGACCATGACAATGGGGGATTTGAAGGGCCTCAGTCGGATGATAAGCAACAGTCTACTTCTGGaggttttaattttagtcCGTCATCCCGAATGTCTGTATCTGGCAGTACTAGTGTTGCTCATAGAAAGCATGCCAAAGAAAATCGAGTTGCAATGAAGGATGGGAATGCAAATGCTTATCAAGATGAAAGAGAGAATGAAGCATGTTATGATGACAGACCATCATCTTTTAGGCCCTCTACTGGTGTTGCACACACTAGTGGTCTAAGAAACAAGATTGCGACAGAAAGTTCTTGGGATGAGTTGTCTTCAAGAGCCTCAAAATCATCTAGGGAGAAACGGGGATGGAAATCTAATACCTTTGACCTGCCATCTCATGGGAAAGGCAAAAATGTTTCTGAACATTCATCTACTGTGACTGATGAAGATAGCAGAGATTGGAATCACGTATCTACTGTGGTTTCGGAATTGACTGAAGTAAGTGGTGGACCTCAATCATTAGTATCGATGCATGCTACAAGGAATCAAATTACGGGACTTGAACCACCTCATACAGCTGGGTCGGATCCACTAATACCTCTTGCTCCTGTGCTCTTAGGCCCAGGTTCTAGGCAAAGACCTGTTGATAGTTCTTCTGGAGTGGTTCCTTTTGCATTTTATCCTACAGGACCTCCGGTTCCCTTTGTTACAATGCTTCCAGTATATAATTTTCCCTCTGAGACAGGAACTTCAGATGCTTCAACTAGTCATTTCAGCGAGGACTCCTTGGATAATGCTGATTCTTCTCAGAGTACTGATTTGTCGGAAGCACATAATAAGTCTGATGTTTTAACCCTCACTAATCCTATTAGAGGGCCTTCCTTTATTGAATCTTTAGAACCCAAACCTGACATTCTTAACAGTGATTTTGCTAGTCATTGGCAAAATTTGCAATATGGGCGGTTTTGCCAAAATTCTCGGCATCCATCACCTGTGATTTATCCTTCCCCAGTTGTTGTACCTCCTGTCTACCTACAGGGTCGTTTCCCATGGGATGGGCCTGGAAGACCTCTTTCAGCCAACATGAATTTATTTACTCTGGGTTACGGGTCTCGATTAGTCCCTGTTGCTCCTCTCCAGTCTGTTTCTAATAGGCCCAATATATATCAGCATTACATTGATGAAATGCCAAGACATCGCAGCGGGACTGGAACATACTTGCCAAACCCT AAGGCCTCAGCGCGCGAACGGCAGAATGCCAGACGAGGAAACTTCAGCTATGAAAGAAGTGATAGTCATGGGGAGAGAGATGGGAATTGGAACATCACTTCAAAATCACGAGCTTCTGGTCGCCGAGGCCAAGTCGACAAGCCAAATTCCAGGTTAGACCGCTTGTCTGCCAGTGAGAATCGAGTTGAAAGAGCTTGGAGCTCACATAGGCATGACTCCTTACCTTACCAATCCCAGAATGGCCCGATCCGCTCAAACTCCACACAGAGTGGTTCTACAAGTATGGCTTATGGCATGTATCCGCTACCCGGCATGAATCCAGGCGTG AACAGCTCGAGTTTGGATCTCTTGGACCTGTAG